The following proteins are co-located in the bacterium genome:
- a CDS encoding phage holin family protein, protein MVGLLIRWAINAVALYLTTLVVPGLQVANFTNAVIAALVLGIVNAVLRPILLLLTLPLTILTLGLFTFVVNAGMLYVVAAVTHRLVIVNFFSALVGAIVLSVISFVLSRLVTV, encoded by the coding sequence ATGGTCGGGCTGCTGATCCGCTGGGCAATCAACGCCGTGGCTCTGTATCTGACTACGCTCGTCGTCCCGGGCCTGCAGGTGGCCAATTTCACGAACGCCGTGATCGCCGCGCTGGTCCTCGGGATCGTCAACGCAGTCTTACGGCCGATCCTGCTGCTGCTCACTTTGCCGCTGACGATCCTGACCCTCGGTCTGTTCACGTTCGTGGTCAACGCCGGGATGCTCTACGTGGTCGCCGCGGTGACCCACCGGCTCGTGATTGTGAACTTCTTCTCGGCGCTGGTCGGTGCGATCGTGCTGAGCGTGATCAGCTTCGTGCTCTCCCGCCTGGTGACCGTGTGA
- a CDS encoding FAD-binding oxidoreductase produces MSVRVDVAVIGGGVIGSSIAYHVARRGRRVAVFDIAAPASAPSASWASAGGVRQQGRDPREWRLTREAAARWPALTTELGADLEYRQGGHLHLVERDEDLRALEARVARERAAGLDVHMVYDRDLRAVAPDVMASARAGAYSPGDGQANPRLTTRAFAAAAVARGATYYTSAAPARLLHDGDRIEGVESAAERAAAEWVVLAAGAWSTPVAAEVGLDLPIATRAPQMLLTDPAPAALVPTVTAAGHRLSLKQLPSGEFFIGGGWPSDIDHKRMSCAVRSEHVDRSRCVAAAVFPPLRLRRIAQVWCGLEAQSIDGVPLLGMVPGLDGLCVAVGFSGHGFQLSPAVGRAVADLLTGRWTEALEPLSPSRFVSLAAAAIRAFRSEADTGIPPGALG; encoded by the coding sequence GTGTCTGTTCGCGTCGACGTCGCCGTGATCGGCGGCGGCGTCATCGGATCGTCGATCGCCTATCATGTGGCGCGCCGGGGCCGGCGGGTCGCCGTGTTCGACATCGCGGCCCCTGCGTCGGCGCCGAGTGCGTCGTGGGCGAGCGCCGGCGGCGTCCGCCAGCAAGGGCGGGACCCCCGGGAATGGCGCCTCACGCGCGAGGCCGCCGCCCGGTGGCCGGCGCTCACGACCGAACTGGGCGCCGATCTCGAGTACCGTCAGGGCGGGCACCTGCACCTCGTGGAACGCGACGAGGATTTGCGGGCCCTCGAAGCGCGCGTCGCCCGCGAGCGCGCCGCCGGCCTCGACGTGCACATGGTCTACGATCGGGACCTGCGCGCCGTCGCGCCGGATGTGATGGCGAGCGCGCGCGCGGGGGCGTACAGCCCGGGCGACGGCCAGGCCAACCCGAGGCTGACGACCCGCGCGTTCGCGGCCGCCGCGGTGGCGCGGGGCGCCACGTACTACACGAGCGCGGCGCCGGCCCGGTTACTCCACGACGGCGACCGGATCGAGGGCGTCGAATCGGCAGCGGAACGCGCGGCGGCGGAGTGGGTCGTGCTCGCCGCGGGCGCGTGGAGCACGCCCGTGGCCGCGGAGGTCGGACTCGACCTTCCCATTGCGACGCGCGCTCCTCAGATGCTGCTGACGGACCCAGCCCCCGCGGCGCTCGTTCCGACGGTCACCGCCGCCGGGCACCGCCTGTCGCTCAAACAGCTGCCGTCGGGCGAGTTCTTCATCGGCGGCGGATGGCCGAGCGACATCGACCACAAGCGCATGTCGTGCGCCGTGCGGAGCGAGCACGTCGACCGCAGCCGGTGCGTCGCGGCCGCCGTGTTTCCGCCGCTCCGGTTGCGACGGATCGCGCAGGTCTGGTGCGGCCTGGAAGCCCAGAGCATCGACGGGGTGCCGCTGCTCGGCATGGTGCCGGGACTGGACGGGCTGTGCGTCGCCGTGGGATTTTCCGGGCACGGTTTCCAGCTCTCGCCGGCCGTCGGCCGGGCGGTCGCCGATCTGCTCACGGGCCGCTGGACGGAGGCGCTCGAGCCGCTGTCGCCGTCGCGGTTCGTCTCCCTCGCCGCCGCCGCGATCCGCGCGTTCCGAAGCGAAGCCGACACCGGCATCCCGCCCGGCGCGCTCGGGTAG
- the sucD gene encoding succinate--CoA ligase subunit alpha, whose amino-acid sequence MAVIVGSQTRLLVQGITGYQGAFHTGLMLHAGTKVVAGVTPGKGGTRTHDVPVFDTVDEAVRATGANACCIFVPARFARDAALEAIASRLDPVVIITEGMPVHDAIEVVGYARQQGVRVLGPNGPGVTTPGQCRVGIMPTQLFEPGPVGLVSRSGTLTYEVVAGLTRAGLGQSTAVGLGGDPVVGTSFVEALELFNADPDTRAIVLLGEIGGSAEEAAARYIQANVRKPVVAYIAGRTAPAGKRMGHAGAVISGTEGTADHKIEALETAGARVATLPSGVAALVRAALR is encoded by the coding sequence ATGGCCGTCATCGTTGGGAGCCAGACGCGCCTGCTGGTCCAAGGGATCACGGGCTACCAGGGTGCGTTCCACACCGGCCTCATGCTACACGCGGGGACCAAGGTCGTTGCCGGGGTGACCCCCGGCAAAGGCGGCACCAGGACGCACGACGTGCCGGTGTTCGATACCGTGGACGAGGCGGTGCGCGCCACGGGCGCGAACGCGTGCTGCATCTTCGTTCCCGCGCGGTTCGCGCGTGACGCGGCCCTCGAGGCGATCGCCAGCCGGCTCGATCCCGTCGTCATCATCACCGAGGGGATGCCGGTGCACGACGCGATCGAGGTCGTCGGATACGCGCGACAGCAGGGCGTCCGGGTGCTCGGCCCGAACGGCCCCGGGGTGACGACGCCGGGACAGTGCCGCGTCGGGATCATGCCGACGCAGCTGTTCGAACCGGGACCGGTCGGCCTCGTCTCCCGCAGCGGCACGCTGACGTACGAGGTCGTCGCGGGGCTGACGCGCGCCGGGCTCGGGCAGTCGACGGCGGTCGGGCTCGGCGGAGACCCGGTCGTCGGGACCTCATTCGTCGAAGCGCTGGAGCTGTTCAACGCGGATCCCGACACACGGGCGATCGTGTTGCTCGGCGAGATCGGCGGCAGCGCGGAGGAGGCCGCCGCCCGGTACATCCAGGCGAACGTCCGAAAGCCGGTCGTCGCCTACATCGCCGGCCGCACCGCACCGGCCGGCAAGCGGATGGGACACGCTGGGGCCGTGATCTCCGGGACCGAGGGCACGGCCGACCACAAGATCGAGGCGCTCGAAACCGCCGGCGCGCGGGTCGCGACGCTGCCGAGCGGCGTCGCGGCGCTGGTCAGAGCCGCGCTGCGGTAG
- the sucC gene encoding ADP-forming succinate--CoA ligase subunit beta — translation MKLHEYQAKEYFARYGLPVQKGTVIERPEQVATLTLRYPVVVKAQVLVGGRGKAGGVKLAATPKEAEERARAILGMDIKGERVTRVLVVEAADIEKEYYLAFVTDRTTGRVAAIASAEGGVEIETVAHTAPEKIARAEADPFLGFPDFQARVVGRRLGFTGALLEEFVKIAATLYRLYWAEDADLAEINPLALVGGHLLCVDAKLVLDDNALYRHAGLPANEEMTELEAAAKKHGLSYVELDGDIAVIGNGAGLVMSTLDLLAHFGGRAANFLDVGGGASAEAMQTALGIVQRKPGVRAVFINIFGGITRCDDVARGIVENPPKVPASIRLTGTNEAEGQKILKDAGIAAGLDPDEGARMAVELARGAAKRGGR, via the coding sequence ATGAAGCTGCACGAGTACCAGGCCAAGGAGTACTTTGCTCGGTACGGGCTTCCGGTGCAGAAGGGCACGGTCATCGAGCGGCCCGAGCAGGTTGCGACGCTCACGCTCCGCTATCCGGTGGTCGTGAAGGCGCAGGTGCTCGTCGGCGGGCGCGGCAAGGCGGGCGGCGTGAAACTCGCCGCGACCCCCAAGGAAGCCGAGGAGCGGGCCCGGGCGATCCTCGGGATGGACATCAAGGGCGAGCGCGTCACGCGCGTGCTGGTCGTCGAGGCCGCGGATATCGAGAAGGAATACTATCTGGCGTTCGTGACCGATCGGACCACCGGGCGGGTCGCCGCGATCGCGTCGGCCGAGGGCGGCGTGGAGATCGAGACGGTCGCCCACACGGCGCCGGAGAAGATCGCCCGCGCCGAGGCGGACCCGTTCCTCGGCTTCCCCGATTTCCAGGCGCGCGTCGTGGGCCGCCGGCTCGGGTTCACGGGCGCCCTGCTCGAGGAGTTCGTGAAGATCGCCGCCACCCTGTACCGACTGTACTGGGCCGAGGACGCCGATCTCGCGGAGATCAACCCTCTGGCGCTGGTCGGCGGCCACTTGTTGTGCGTGGATGCCAAGCTGGTTCTCGACGACAATGCGCTCTACCGCCACGCGGGGCTGCCGGCGAACGAGGAGATGACCGAGCTCGAGGCCGCCGCCAAGAAACACGGGCTCTCGTACGTCGAGCTGGACGGCGACATCGCGGTGATCGGAAACGGCGCGGGACTCGTGATGAGCACGCTCGATCTGCTCGCGCACTTCGGCGGCCGCGCGGCCAACTTCCTCGATGTCGGCGGGGGCGCGAGCGCGGAAGCGATGCAGACGGCGCTCGGGATCGTCCAGCGGAAACCCGGGGTGCGCGCCGTGTTCATCAACATCTTCGGCGGGATCACGCGGTGCGACGACGTCGCGCGCGGGATCGTCGAAAACCCGCCGAAGGTGCCGGCGAGCATCCGGCTCACCGGGACGAACGAGGCGGAGGGGCAGAAGATTCTCAAGGACGCCGGCATCGCGGCCGGTCTGGACCCCGACGAGGGAGCACGGATGGCGGTCGAGCTGGCGCGCGGCGCCGCGAAGCGGGGAGGCCGGTAG
- the mdh gene encoding malate dehydrogenase, producing MAGTRAKVSIVGAGNVGHSAAQWLVSHRLADVVLVDVIEGMPQGKALDLSQAGPIEGFDVTITGTNNYDDTAGSDVVVIVAGVARKPGMSREDLLNVNAGIVTKVTQEVTRRSPRACLIVVTNPLDAMVYLAYKASGFPPARVMGQSGALDSTRFRTFIARELGVSVRDVSALVIGAHSDTHMVPLASLATVGGMPLRLLLPPDKIAAIVERTRKGGAEIVGLLKTGSAFFAPGAAICEMVEAILQDRKRVIPLSAYLTGQYGVQDLYVGVPAILGAGGVERIYEIPLEGVERAAFDEAVKSIRENVALVKG from the coding sequence GTGGCGGGAACGCGAGCAAAGGTCAGCATCGTGGGGGCGGGCAACGTCGGGCACTCGGCGGCGCAGTGGCTCGTGTCGCACCGGCTTGCCGACGTCGTGCTCGTGGACGTGATCGAGGGGATGCCGCAGGGCAAGGCGCTCGACCTCAGCCAGGCGGGCCCGATCGAGGGGTTTGACGTCACGATCACGGGGACCAACAACTACGATGACACCGCGGGATCCGACGTCGTCGTGATCGTCGCCGGCGTCGCCCGCAAGCCGGGGATGAGCCGCGAGGATCTTCTGAACGTCAACGCCGGGATCGTCACGAAGGTGACGCAAGAGGTCACGCGGCGGTCGCCGCGGGCCTGCCTGATCGTGGTGACCAACCCGCTCGACGCGATGGTGTATCTCGCGTACAAGGCGAGCGGGTTCCCGCCCGCGCGCGTGATGGGGCAAAGCGGTGCCCTCGACAGCACGCGGTTCCGGACGTTCATCGCCCGCGAGCTCGGGGTGTCCGTGCGGGACGTGTCGGCGCTCGTGATCGGGGCGCACAGCGACACCCACATGGTCCCGCTTGCGAGTCTCGCGACCGTCGGCGGCATGCCGCTCCGCCTGCTGCTGCCGCCGGACAAGATCGCGGCGATCGTGGAGCGGACGCGCAAGGGAGGCGCCGAGATCGTCGGCCTGCTCAAGACCGGCAGCGCGTTCTTCGCGCCGGGGGCGGCGATCTGCGAGATGGTCGAGGCGATCCTGCAGGACCGCAAGCGCGTGATCCCGCTGTCGGCATATCTGACCGGCCAGTATGGGGTCCAAGATCTGTACGTCGGCGTGCCGGCGATCCTCGGGGCCGGCGGCGTGGAGCGGATCTACGAGATCCCGCTCGAGGGCGTCGAGCGGGCCGCGTTCGACGAAGCGGTCAAGAGCATCCGCGAGAACGTCGCGCTGGTCAAGGGGTAG
- the icd gene encoding isocitrate dehydrogenase (NADP(+)): MPTFDSLTPPTEGAPIEIRDNTLHVPDTPILPYIEGDGTGPDIWKATVRVLDGAVAKAYGKKRRIVWFEVFAGEKSFNRFKTWLPEDTLRAFSHYVVGIKGPLTTPVGGGMRSLNVALRQLLDLYACVRPVRHFENVPSPVKHPEQVDMIIFRENMEDIYVGYEFASGTPEAKKLIDFVNQEFKWKVRQDSGVGLKPMSPYGSKRLIRKALRYAIDRHRKSVTLVHKGNIMKYTEGAFKDWGYELAREEFGDRTIPWDDVEKTHGGKVPAGKVLIQDYIADVTFQHVLTRPTSFDVIATSNLNGDYLSDAVAAQVGGIGMAPGGNISDFHAVFEATHGTAPRYANQDKVNPGSLILSGVMMLEHLGWTEAADAVVRGLEATFRKKIVTYDLARLMDGAREVRTSEFATAVIDQF, translated from the coding sequence ATGCCGACGTTTGACTCGCTGACCCCTCCCACAGAGGGTGCGCCGATCGAGATCCGAGACAACACGCTGCACGTCCCCGACACGCCGATCCTCCCCTACATCGAAGGCGACGGCACCGGCCCCGACATCTGGAAGGCGACGGTGCGCGTGCTCGACGGCGCGGTCGCGAAGGCGTACGGGAAGAAGCGGCGGATCGTCTGGTTCGAGGTGTTTGCCGGCGAGAAGTCGTTCAACCGCTTCAAGACGTGGCTGCCGGAGGACACTCTGCGCGCGTTCTCCCACTACGTCGTCGGGATCAAAGGACCGCTGACGACGCCGGTGGGCGGCGGGATGCGCAGCCTGAACGTGGCGCTGCGTCAGCTCCTCGATCTGTACGCATGCGTGCGTCCGGTCCGGCACTTCGAGAACGTGCCGAGCCCGGTCAAGCACCCGGAGCAGGTCGATATGATCATCTTTCGCGAGAACATGGAGGACATCTACGTCGGCTACGAGTTCGCGAGTGGCACGCCCGAGGCGAAAAAGTTGATCGACTTCGTGAACCAGGAGTTCAAATGGAAGGTCCGTCAGGACTCCGGCGTAGGCCTCAAGCCGATGAGCCCGTACGGCAGCAAGCGCCTGATCCGCAAGGCGCTCCGGTACGCGATCGACCGTCACCGCAAGAGCGTGACGCTCGTCCACAAGGGCAACATCATGAAGTACACGGAGGGCGCGTTCAAGGACTGGGGGTACGAACTGGCACGCGAGGAGTTCGGCGACCGCACGATTCCGTGGGACGACGTCGAGAAGACGCACGGCGGCAAGGTGCCGGCCGGAAAGGTGCTGATCCAGGACTATATCGCGGATGTCACGTTCCAGCACGTGCTCACCCGACCGACATCGTTTGACGTGATCGCCACCTCCAACCTGAACGGCGACTACCTGTCGGACGCGGTCGCGGCTCAGGTCGGCGGCATCGGGATGGCCCCCGGCGGGAACATCAGCGACTTCCACGCGGTTTTCGAGGCGACCCACGGCACCGCACCCCGGTACGCGAACCAGGACAAGGTCAACCCCGGCTCGCTGATTCTCTCCGGGGTGATGATGCTCGAGCACCTCGGGTGGACCGAGGCCGCCGACGCGGTCGTCCGTGGGCTCGAGGCGACGTTCCGCAAGAAGATCGTGACCTACGACCTTGCGCGGTTGATGGACGGGGCCCGCGAAGTCAGGACCAGCGAGTTCGCGACCGCCGTGATCGACCAGTTCTAG
- a CDS encoding succinate dehydrogenase/fumarate reductase iron-sulfur subunit yields the protein MAEATFHVFRGDKSGGDLRTYQVPVTEGMVVLDAIHYIQAHQDSTLACRWNCKAAKCGSCSAEVNGKPRLMCKTRLDDFAGQPITVRPMKVFPLIKDLVTDVSWNYRVNQQIPPFTPAPNDQGPWKMYAEDVDRLFEFRKCIECFLCQDVCHVLREHDGTDRYYGPRFMVRIAGLEMHPKDTLSRTALLHGRGGIGFCNITKCCEEVCPEHIHITDNAIIPLKERVADEYFDPWRALLRVFGGRKEPRGT from the coding sequence ATGGCAGAAGCAACGTTCCACGTCTTCAGAGGCGACAAAAGCGGCGGCGACCTCCGCACCTACCAGGTGCCGGTGACCGAGGGGATGGTCGTCCTCGACGCGATCCACTACATCCAAGCGCACCAGGACTCTACGCTGGCGTGCCGGTGGAACTGCAAGGCCGCGAAGTGCGGGTCGTGCAGCGCAGAGGTGAACGGGAAGCCCCGGTTGATGTGCAAGACGCGTCTCGACGACTTCGCGGGGCAGCCGATCACGGTCCGGCCGATGAAGGTGTTTCCGCTGATCAAGGACCTCGTGACCGACGTCTCGTGGAACTACCGGGTGAACCAGCAGATCCCGCCGTTCACGCCCGCGCCGAACGACCAGGGGCCGTGGAAGATGTACGCGGAGGACGTGGACCGGTTGTTCGAGTTCCGGAAGTGCATCGAGTGCTTCCTGTGTCAGGACGTCTGCCATGTGCTCCGCGAGCACGACGGCACGGACCGGTACTACGGCCCTCGGTTCATGGTGCGCATCGCCGGGCTGGAGATGCATCCGAAGGACACGCTGTCGCGCACGGCGCTGCTCCACGGCCGCGGCGGGATCGGGTTCTGTAACATCACGAAGTGCTGCGAAGAGGTCTGCCCCGAGCACATTCACATTACCGACAACGCCATTATCCCGCTCAAGGAGCGCGTCGCCGATGAGTACTTCGATCCGTGGCGTGCCCTGCTCCGCGTTTTCGGCGGGCGGAAAGAACCACGCGGCACCTAG
- a CDS encoding FAD-dependent oxidoreductase produces MAEWYESHQYDVLVIGAGGSGLRAAIAAAEAGVKVGLVCKSLLGKAHTVMAEGGIAAALANLDPKDGWEVHFADTMRGGQMINDYRMVEIFAKEAPDRVYELERWGGLFDRTPDGRIMQRPFGAHTYRRLCHVGDRTGLELIRTLQDRAIHSGVEVHMEVTLTRLLKDGDRIAGAFGYRREDGRFVLIKAKAVVLGTGGWGKLFKVTSNSWECTGDGCAMAYEAGAELMDMEMVQFHPTGMVWPPGVRGILVTEAVRGEGGILRNSEGERFMQRYDPKKMDLSSRDVVARSIYKEVQAGRGSPHGGAFLDISHRGADFIKKKLPSMYDQFLKLADIDITKSPMEVAPTIHYVMGGVRVAAGEGATTVPGLYAGGEVAAGLHGANRLGGNSLSDLVVFGRRAGEHAARYAKGLDRAPRVDDGQADAERQLLLRPFEANGAENPYQLHEELQEVMGTHAGIARKGDELKAGLEKILTLQARADRMHVGGSQLFNPGWHTCRDVRFMLVLCEAILRSAIERTESRGAHWRLDFPDQNPEWGRKNLVVKHTDAGMAVSTRPVPQIPPELARLLEAKA; encoded by the coding sequence CTCGTCTGCAAGTCGCTGCTCGGGAAGGCCCACACGGTGATGGCCGAGGGCGGCATCGCCGCCGCGCTGGCGAACCTGGATCCCAAGGACGGCTGGGAGGTCCACTTCGCCGACACGATGCGCGGCGGGCAGATGATCAACGATTACCGCATGGTCGAGATCTTTGCCAAGGAAGCCCCCGACCGCGTCTACGAACTGGAGCGCTGGGGAGGCCTGTTTGACCGCACGCCGGACGGGCGGATCATGCAGCGTCCGTTCGGGGCGCACACGTACCGCCGGCTGTGTCACGTCGGCGACCGCACGGGGCTGGAGCTGATCCGCACCCTCCAAGATCGGGCGATCCACAGCGGCGTCGAGGTTCACATGGAAGTGACCCTGACGCGGTTGCTCAAGGACGGCGACCGGATCGCCGGGGCGTTCGGATACCGGCGGGAGGACGGGCGATTCGTGCTGATCAAGGCCAAAGCGGTCGTCCTCGGCACCGGCGGATGGGGCAAACTCTTCAAGGTCACGAGCAACTCGTGGGAGTGCACCGGGGACGGCTGCGCGATGGCGTACGAGGCCGGCGCGGAGTTGATGGACATGGAGATGGTGCAGTTCCACCCGACCGGCATGGTCTGGCCGCCGGGGGTGCGCGGGATTCTGGTCACGGAAGCGGTGCGCGGGGAGGGCGGGATTCTCCGGAACTCCGAAGGTGAGCGGTTCATGCAGCGGTACGATCCGAAGAAGATGGACCTGAGCAGCCGCGACGTGGTTGCGCGCTCGATCTACAAGGAGGTCCAGGCCGGCCGCGGGAGCCCGCACGGCGGCGCGTTCCTCGACATCTCCCATCGCGGCGCGGACTTCATCAAGAAGAAGCTGCCGAGCATGTACGATCAGTTCCTCAAGCTCGCCGACATCGACATCACCAAGTCGCCGATGGAGGTCGCGCCGACCATCCACTACGTGATGGGCGGGGTGCGCGTGGCGGCCGGCGAGGGCGCCACGACGGTCCCCGGGCTGTACGCCGGCGGCGAGGTCGCGGCCGGGCTCCACGGGGCGAACCGGCTCGGCGGCAACTCCTTGAGCGACCTCGTGGTGTTCGGCAGGCGCGCAGGCGAGCACGCGGCGCGGTACGCGAAGGGCCTCGATCGCGCGCCGCGGGTGGACGACGGGCAGGCGGACGCGGAGCGGCAGCTCCTGCTGCGGCCGTTCGAGGCGAACGGCGCAGAGAACCCGTACCAGCTCCACGAGGAGCTGCAGGAAGTCATGGGTACGCACGCCGGGATCGCCCGGAAGGGCGACGAGCTCAAGGCCGGGCTGGAGAAGATCTTGACCCTGCAGGCGCGGGCCGATCGCATGCACGTCGGCGGGTCGCAGCTGTTCAACCCCGGGTGGCACACGTGCCGCGACGTTCGTTTCATGCTGGTGCTGTGCGAGGCGATCCTGCGGTCCGCGATCGAGCGGACGGAGAGCCGAGGGGCCCACTGGCGACTCGACTTTCCGGACCAGAACCCGGAGTGGGGCCGCAAAAACCTTGTGGTCAAGCACACCGACGCGGGAATGGCGGTGTCGACGCGCCCGGTGCCGCAGATCCCGCCGGAGCTCGCGCGGCTGCTCGAGGCGAAGGCATGA